A single Mytilus trossulus isolate FHL-02 chromosome 12, PNRI_Mtr1.1.1.hap1, whole genome shotgun sequence DNA region contains:
- the LOC134693719 gene encoding orexin receptor type 2-like, with product MDDQTENLVVLVLLGIFSVTGSIGNALVIYIYSRKRDITTSSLFILTLAGTDLFTCLIIIPYNIVVLYLNYTLYYELPCKLYMFLITCNVPFSAFVMVAIAFDRYFCICHPFLHAITIPRAKIIVMIMGVFACILGIMTSLTHGIFSIIDPPSLNITLNDVINSTMSSYISNNVNDTILGNSSVTPSLSTVTTGINETVSPEADVPEGYGPGMCAPSTEIFNSTVTYIYQKIYAGFYLISFLIVLILYGLIYRSIHIRRALKAKRKRSSLFPASPNEYSAVDTQMTVLNNGHEIDGKDADGQKKFRKKSLGLKEKVFYANIRTAAMLFIVTIVFLIAFLPSWLMAHDLVPFSKILFYMYFIYNVANPIIYAFMNTSFRDDLQAVFKRICNSK from the coding sequence ATGGATGATCAAACTGAAAATCTTGTTGTTTTGGTACTTCTGGGAATATTCAGTGTAACCGGAAGTATCGGGAATGCACtggtaatatacatatattcgAGGAAGCGGGACATAACAACGTCGTCATTGTTTATCTTAACTCTTGCTGGCACTGACTTGTTTACTTGTTTGATTATTATCCCGTACAACATTGTGGTTCTTTATCTTAACTATACACTTTACTACGAATTACCATGTAAactatatatgtttttgattACGTGTAATGTCCCGTTTTCTGCATTTGTCATGGTCGCCATCGCATTCGACCGATATTTCTGTATTTGCCATCCATTTTTACACGCAATTACAATTCCAAGGGCTAAAATAATCGTCATGATTATGGGAGTGTTTGCTTGTATATTAGGAATAATGACATCCTTAACTCATGGAATATTCTCTATCATAGATCCACCATCgttaaatataactttaaatgaCGTCATTAATTCTACAATGTCGTCCTACATATCAAATAATGTAAATGACACAATATTAGGTAATAGTTCCGTTACTCCTTCATTATCAACAGTAACCACTGGTATAAACGAAACTGTCAGTCCGGAAGCGGATGTACCTGAAGGTTATGGTCCTGGGATGTGCGCGCCAAGTACCGAAATATTCAACAGCACTGTCACGTATATTTACCAAAAGATTTATGCTGGATTTTATCTGATATCTTTTCTtattgttcttattttgtacgGATTAATATATCGATCGATTCATATTCGACGTGCATTGAAGGCAAAACGAAAACGATCAAGTTTGTTTCCCGCTTCTCCGAATGAATATTCTGCCGTTGATACACAGATGACAGTTTTAAACAATGGCCACGAGATCGATGGAAAAGATGCAGATGGTCAGaaaaagtttagaaaaaaaagtctgGGCTTGAAAGAAAAAGTGTTTTATGCCAACATACGAACTGCCGCCATGTTGTTTATTGTAACCATAGTGTTTTTGATTGCCTTTTTGCCCTCGTGGTTGATGGCACATGACCTTGTGCCGTTTAGTAAGatcttattttacatgtattttatttacaatgttgcCAATCCTATTATATACGCCTTCATGAATACTTCCTTCAGAGACGATCTACAGGCTGTCTTTAAAAGAATTTGTAACAGTAAATAG